GGTTAATCCAGTTTAACGCAGCTGGGACGAGTTGTATGCCCCAGTACCCAATCATAAACTTCAAGCATTTGAGAAGCAACCCCGGGCCACATGAATTTTTCTTTCACAAGTTTGAAACCTCTGCTCCCCATAATCTGTAAGTCATCTTCATGCGTGATAAACAGCTCTACAAGAGATTGACTGATACTGGAAGGGTCAGGGTGAGTTTTTACGGCAGCACCGGCTGAAAAACCTTCCGGTAAATTACATTGGGGAGTCATTATTACCGGCAGAGCATGGGACCAGGCCTCCAGCACTGCCATGGGCAACCCTTCACTGTAAGAGGGTAGAATAAAGGCATCAGCATTGGCCATGGCTGTTGTTTTCCGCTCATCAAACAGGGGACCGACAAAATGAATATATTTATTGATATTCAAATCTGTTGCCAATTTTTTAAGTTGTTTCTCGTGGGAATGTTGATCCCATCCAGCAATGACCAGATGCCATTGTTTTTGTGCAGTATAATTCTTGCCTTGAATATCTTTCCATGCGTGGAGTAAATTGACTAATCCTTTTTTGGGATGAATTCTTCCGAGATACAAGAGTATTTTCCCGTTCGGAGGTAAATCGGAGCGCCAGTCCGGTGCTGCTAATCTGGTAGAAGAGCATTTGGGTAAGTTTACGCCATTGGGGATTATTGCGACAGGATTGGTTAAGCCATATCCTCTGATAGCTTCATATTCGGAATGACACAGGGCATGCAGGCAGGCCGCATTGCGCAGATGAGCATGTTCGTATAACAATCCGGCCACCCGTTTTTTCCACCGGGAATTACGGATTGCCCAGGGATCGAGCATTCCACGAGGTGAAATAACAAATGGACGACCGGAATCGTTAGACCACCGCGTAGCTGCCACCGAGGGATACATCCATAATCCATGGGTATGGATTATATCTAAATTGGCTGCCTGCAGAGTTTTTTTCAATTCAGGGGCATAACTGAAAGAAGCAGGGCCACGGCGGCCCATTATATTCAGTTCAGATATTTGCCAGTGTTGAGAATCTTTGTGTGAAAAATCATCTGTAATACTGAAAACATGAACTGAACAATTCAATGAAGATATTTCGGTCGTGAGTGAGCGAACCGACCAGAAAAGGCCACCTGCTTTTCTGGATATTGATGCTGTTAGAACACCGACTTTCATCGAAATTGCAATCCCTGTAATATTAATTGATCATGCCAGCGCGGTTTTTGTGGAGGAGAAGCCAATGCCGTTGCAACTGCATTCCCAAGACCTTCCGCAAACCTGCCGGGCGTCCAGTTTCTGATAATATCCAGGCTTGTTCTCCCCATGGCAGCCCTGTCACAATTATCCGATGAAATTTCAGTCATGTGTTCTGTCAGTTGATCAACATTGTATGGATCAAAAGAATAACCGTTGTGACCATTTCGAACAAGATCATGAGCACAACCGCAGCGTTCAGAAACCAGCACAGGCAGACCGGACGCCATGGCTTCATTGACTACCAGTCCCCACTGTTCAGTCGTACTTGGTTGTATATAGACTTCCGCAGGAGCATAGTAATATGGCAGTTCTTCGTATTGCTTAAACCCGGGAGATGAAGAGTTTCTTTAAGTTGGAGATTGTCCCTGTACTTTTCCAGTTCAGGACGCAAATATCCGTCGCCGAGAACTATCATATGCCATCCCTCCTGCTTGAGATGCTTTCTGTACCTGGCAAATGCATCAAACAGGCGAAAGAGGTTTTTCTTCTTAATAAATCTGCATGATGTTAGAAAATAAGGAGACCGGGTAATTGGAGAAGAATTTTTTTCGGCCCGGATCTTTTTTGCCATACGATTGAAGTAGGAATTGTCTACCACATCGTACCCCATGAATATTTTTTTTTCGGGTATTCCCAATTGTTTCAGGTAATTGACATGCACTGTTCCCCCAACCAGAGCAGACTGTACAAGAGATATGATCTGTTTTTTTATCTGTTCCCTGAACCCGTAGCGTTGGAAATCCCACTCTGTGGATTCCGACATTATTATCCGGGGAACATGATTTCTGACTGCCCAGGCTAATGTTGTCAGGGCCTCAAATGTTGCCCAGCCATTAATCGCAATCACCTCTGGCGAGATGCTGTCCAATGCGGACCAGATAAGTTCCTTCTGCGTTTTTTTGCTGAGAGTTCTGATGTCACCATCCGGTACAATCACAACACGTCTGAACGATTCTTCTGATTGTACTGTATCCCAGGCATATTCACTTGTGTGAGAAGAAAATTCAATACCGACAATGTCCATTTGTGTTGCTGCTGCAGCAAGACGAGCCATGTGATACGGTCCAAAGCGATGAAAACAGACGGTGACAGGCATAAAGAGTTTTCCTTATGAAGTAATGTGATGATGGACTCGTAAAAACTCCGATCTACTGCGTTGTGGGGTGATCGTGTAATGCTCGACGTACTCTATGTACGCCTGCGCTTACACGACACCGCCACGCCTTGTATATCGAAGTTTTTCCAGAGTCCATCTGAGAACGTTGAACGACTTTTTACGAGATCATCATGTGATCACGGTTAAGTAAAAAGATTATGATCACGGTTGTTGTTTTGATCATTCTTAAAGGTCAGAGGAAGTGAGACAATCATTAATTCCTTCAACCAATCGCCTGCCATACGCTTCAAGTGAGCCAAAAGAACTTCGATGGCGAGCGGAATGGGACATATCCTTCAACAGCTTGTGATTAAAACAGAGTGTTGCAATGCAATCTGCAATAGCCTGACTGTTACGGATCGGTACTATGAATCCCTCCTGATGGTCCCGAACGATTGAACCGCTGTTTGGTGTAGTAATAACCGGCAGTCCGGCGGCCAGGGCTTCGTAGATTACTGTTGCTGAACCTTCACACAGGCTTGGCAGGCAGAGTATATCCGCCCACTGGAATTCCTTGAATATGCTCATGCGCGGAACAGTCCCCACCAGTTCAGTATTTGCCGGCACTATTTTACGTATCGTGTCAAAGGGAATTTGGTGGCTCCCGACAATTCTGCATGAAACAGGATGGTGTTCCAATGCTTTCATCGCTGCAAGCAGATACGGAATGCCCTTTCTGAGCCCGACCTCACCGATAAAA
The DNA window shown above is from Desulfomarina profundi and carries:
- a CDS encoding glycosyltransferase, with amino-acid sequence MKVGVLTASISRKAGGLFWSVRSLTTEISSLNCSVHVFSITDDFSHKDSQHWQISELNIMGRRGPASFSYAPELKKTLQAANLDIIHTHGLWMYPSVAATRWSNDSGRPFVISPRGMLDPWAIRNSRWKKRVAGLLYEHAHLRNAACLHALCHSEYEAIRGYGLTNPVAIIPNGVNLPKCSSTRLAAPDWRSDLPPNGKILLYLGRIHPKKGLVNLLHAWKDIQGKNYTAQKQWHLVIAGWDQHSHEKQLKKLATDLNINKYIHFVGPLFDERKTTAMANADAFILPSYSEGLPMAVLEAWSHALPVIMTPQCNLPEGFSAGAAVKTHPDPSSISQSLVELFITHEDDLQIMGSRGFKLVKEKFMWPGVASQMLEVYDWVLGHTTRPSCVKLD